Within Xiphophorus hellerii strain 12219 chromosome 10, Xiphophorus_hellerii-4.1, whole genome shotgun sequence, the genomic segment cgagaggagccagttgaggtggctcgggcatctggtcaggatgcctcctagacgcctccctggtgaggtgttccgggcacgtcccaccgggaggaggccccggggaagacccaggacacgctggagggactatgtctctcggctggcctgggaacgcctcgggattcccccggaggagctagaagaagtggctggggagagggaagtctgggcctcccttctgaagctgctacccccgcgacccgacctcggataagcggaagaagatggatggatggatggatggatggatgaaacaTAAATACATCATGCAGACAATAATTGTGAAAACGAGTAacaaacattgcattttgtcaagtgccattgtTAAAATCATCAAAACGCATTAAATATGTTGGTTTATGTTCCATTTCagaactctaaacaggtgggtgtgtagtcttgatttaaaggatctctgtgtttcagctgttttgcagttttctggaagtttgttctatATATAACCAGTTAATCTGCTGATTAGAGACTCTCCCAGAACTATAAGtatcttttctctctctctctttttgtaaaccttttagaaacattttcctctaCTGGTATCAAGTCccacattttgttacttttttttttttttaaattaacaataCTGAAAACCATTTCTCCTGTACATCTGTCTCTGTTAAGTAAATGgatcacaaaaaaacccctaaaaaaaaaacaaaccctaaAGCAACTTTGCCAAGATTGCCGCTCATAAGGTTGTACTTCCAAGAAGATTCCATAAATATGACCGGCAAGGTGcaagaaatgatttatttagtcATTGATAAATGGATGGTTACTGTGTTCTTCACAGTTTGATTTTGCCATACTTTGGGAGAGTTTATTCATCATCACactatttttactttgattcttgtaaataaatttttctgtGTGTTCAACAGGCTTTACTTTGCTGGATGGAAGACGACGAGAGTCAGCTGTCAGAAGCAGAGGGGGCGTCTGCTCACCACTCTGCTGTCCGTTTTCACAAACCCACCGAAGCCTTCAATGAATCCCGGCTGTGGCTCCGCAGCTGTTTGGACAGACTGGAAATAAGTTAGCCGAAGTGACTGCCAGCTTTCATTCAGCTGATGGAAGAGTTTTGTCTAAGCCTCTTAAGGTTGTTCCTGTGGCTCAGTGGTAGGGTTGGGATCTTGCAATTGGAAGCTTGCGGCTTCCGTCTGGGCATGACACTTAACCCCAAGTTGCCTACAGCTTGGtgtatgaatgaatgaacatgTGAAATACTCAAATGACATCTTTTAGGCCAATTGCTTCTCCTTCATTTGGCTCGAACACGAAGAAAAGATCAGGTCACAAGTGCAGCTGGTTATCACGAGTAAACATGCAGGAGGAtcattaagatatttttattgctttattgtgTAAACTGAGGATTCGACAGATGTCTGATGGGACACATTAAAAATAAGAGGGAATTTGGATGGACTGTCATacttagaaaaacaatcaacaGGAGAAAGAAACTTTGTGAATTAAGGGatttaatgtcacatttttattttagtctaaaATGCAAACTGCAATCTGATGTGTTTATGCTCAGATTAGCAGGTCATTTTGCATGGATGGATGTGTTAACATTATACAGGCTCTTCAGTGACTGATGTGATCAATGCATGAGCCATCGCGTCATGACACAAAAATACGCCTGAAAGGCTTAATTAAGAAGTTCAATTCACATCATTGCTTTATTGCGATTTAATGCATCTTTGgtacaaaatgacaaatgattgatatacagaaaaaatagattaaaaaagaagaaaatactttttgttaCATTCTCCTGAGGTTttggaattttttatttatttatttattttcaattaagtGCAATAAAATCTGTGCAGTATATTTTGTTAGCAGCTCTCTTTAGTTTCTAGTATTTTCCAGGAGTGGTTAGACTGATCAACAGCTGATGTAAAATGCTTCAGTGTTAGGCCCTGATTGATACCAGACAGACTAACTAACTAACTTCACACTGCAACACTGATGACTTATTGAGGACACGCCTTTGTGTGACATCTCCTGTCACTGTTCATTCACTCTACACTCTTCACTAACacagaaaaaagtacaaaaaaagcattaatttttatatttggcgtgtaaacttgtaaaaaaaaaaatactggttGTTGGATCATATTTAAGGTACAACTCCCTATTTCGATCAAACACCACAGCGATACTTCCCTCTAGGCATGGGGCGGTATGAAATTATGACGCTATGATATGTTAGGTAAAAATATCACCATGTCATGGTATCACTGGCGGGTAAACGTCAGCCCCTTGTTCTACTCTTAGCTTGGTACAGAGGGTCTGAACGCTCGGCTATTGAGACACGATTGCTTCCTAGAGGAGTGGactctgttgaggttttaaatttttctaaagTCGCTAATGTTTGGCCGTGACGTAACGATGATGTAATGCACCAGTTTGATGCTATGAAGCTTCCGGAAATTACGAGGCGGCTGTTGGTGTCAATTCATTATTTGAAAgtgtggccaacatggactgaaagacttccttcacttcctctgctgccattgcagAAACTGCAGTGAGAGTGCAtttctaaaacagcgcagaagATCAACTTCTCCTGTATGCTGATTGGCCCAGTAGAAATTCTACCGGCAGACTCCAAATCAGTGGGAGGAAGCCTGGACCATATCAGAGATTTGAATCGAGCAGAGTGGCCTGGGATGGCTAGGCTATGTGTGGTATTAGTATTACAGCTCTAAGACGTATCATTTAGCATTTCTTTAGCATGCTTTGATGTGAATGTATAGGCAATTTGCTTCTTGCATGTTTGCTGAATTGTGGGCTGATCCTCTTTGACATGACGCGTTGCTGCCAGAACATTTAGAACAGCCATTTGAATTTAactagaatttctttttttattattgcttgACATTTTGTTTACACTAGTGGCATTTATTTGAAAGCAATGTGACAGGAAGGGGTcaaagagaaagggagaaagacAATGGGAGACGAACGTGGGATGAACACATCCCGGTCGGTAGCCTCTGTCTACATGGCGCAGCTCTAAAGTCTGCGCCACGccctttattttcatttcaaattcgCCTATCGCCATAATCTCTACAGTCATAGTCAGCTTAAATTGCTTTTGGAAGTTCCTTCTAGATCACAAACACGGTGATATTTGTTTCACTAGAGGTAGCTCGTTCATTTCACCACAGCATGAACTTTACCTTTAATTGAGCAAATTGCTCTCCCAGATGTACTATCGTGTTTGCCTCCTTTGGCTACAGTATGGTAAGCAAGTTTTGCACATAGGACAACCTTCTTCCTCCAAGTTGACATCTGTCTTCCTGTGGTAGCTGATGTACTTCCATAAAGTGGACTTTATTCTTTTAGACAAGGTGGACTGGTTGTGATAGTGCAGCTACACATGACCGGTTTGATTTGACCTCCGCTCTATCTCtgaccagacaaaaaaaaaaacacgcttGTACCGCCAGAATGGTATGACGGAAAATTCTTGTGGTTTTGAAACCGTGATGTTTTTTATATTGCGGTATACCTTGAAACCAGTAACCAGCCCATGCCTACTCCCCTCTCATAAGTGTTGAACCTTCTCTTTACTGCATCCTGGACTGTTCACCGTATACCCTTACATTCACTTGATTTGTTCTTTTACTTGTGCGTTTTTTCAGCTCAGTATTGAGTTGTGACCTCCTTGACTCCTTCCTGACTGACGTTCCCTTTGTCTTCTGTCTCAGAGCAGTCGTGTGCTGTGTGAGTTTGGTCCGGTTTCTTCTCTCCTCTCACCTCCTTGTAGCCAGGGTTCCTTTCATGTTCAACTGCAGAGCGTTTCGGGCTTCTCCTCCTGCAGGGCAACCCTGTTTTAGCAGGTCTAACAAGTCCCAGGAACACAGCACTCAGTCCCATTCCCACCGCGCAGGAGTAGAACGCCGCTCCATAGTCCTTAGTTACATCCACTAGCACACCTGTAGGCATGGAGTAGGCACAGAGAAACAAGTTCAGTAAACTACAAATCTAAAACTATGGCATCATATTATTTGGTCCTCCACAGATCGTTTTGGGGTTGAGAAACTGATCTCACTGTCCTCAGTgacatatttgttttcataCTAAGAGAAAATGGAATAAGAAGAGATCCATGTGTCTAAACAAATTTGAAATGATTGGAAGTCTTAAGTATCACAGACTTGTTCAGGCTGCACAAATGGAATACATGAACCTCCGATACTGTTCGATGTTTTTGAGTCGTTTGTTTATTCAGTTCTCTCATGCATATCTATGCTTCCTCTCACCTTTTCACTAAATAACAGCATCCACGTCAAGagagttgttgttgttgagcaTTCTGGTAGTGTTTACTTGAGGTGTGTTTGCTAAATGAGGTTCCAAACAGTGAGTTGCTGATCAGAACCAATCAAGCTGCAAATTGTCAATTTTGTGTCGCAAGTAAATGTCTCAGTGCATCTCTACTTTTAAGGGCTTATACATTTGCTTAGGCATCAGAATATTATACCACCAGAAATGTTTACCCATGAAAAGATCTTTCCTACCTCCAAGTGGCGGCCCACCCAGTCCAGCAAAGCTCTGGATGAACACATAGACACCGGCAGCTGATGACATCCTCTCCACGCCCACCACCTCGTCCTCTGCCAGCATAGGGATGTGAGTGCATGCCAGGGTTCCCATGAAGAACCCGTACACAGCACAGCACAAACCCAGAGTGTAAAAATTTGTCACCAGCGTAAATCCCACTAAGTCCACTGTCATCATGACCACACACATCAGGAGTACCAGGAGCTTCCTTGTCTTGAACACATTCTGGGACAGGACCCACCCGATGACGAATCGTCCAAAGATTTCAGCCACGGCCATGATGGAGAGCATGTAGGTGGCTTGCTCTCGCTCCACGCCACGGTTCACGCTCAGCTCGATGATGTAGAGCGGAGGGGCGAAGAAACCCAGAGTGGCAAACAGTCCAAACAGAGAGTAGAGGATAAAACTGCAGTCTTTGAGGATGGAGAAGTCTAGGAGTCTAGAATTTGCAGCAGATTGCTTTGTGCAGCCTGAGTTGCATCCTTCTTCTTGGTACATCGTTTTTTCATcatctttgttgtgtttttctgtttccggttctttacttttttccagAGAGTTTGGAGCCGTCTCTAGCCTTGCCTCTTTGTCCAGTGAAGTATTCTCCTCTGGTGTACAACTGTCTTTAAGTGACAGGACACCATTAGTCGTCTCAAAGTTCTCAAGAACCAAACTGTCTacattcttttgtttcttgagtGCTTCCAGCTCCTTTGGGGAAGACGTGTCAATGTTTGGGCTTTGGAGCATTCTGGGTTTAATAATGATTGGCCGGAGCAGCGCACCACAGACGATGATGACGCTTTGCAGAGCTCCGATCACTGCCATGGTGCGTCTCCAGCCAATTTTATCTCTTAACACAGAAAAGCCTAAAAGGCAAAGGAAATGCAgtgatgaaatgaaatgtgtgATTGCTcagcttatttaaaaatgaacacattttgtcTTATGTTGTTTCATGTATCAACCAATCATAACCCCTACAAGGTATTGTCACACCTAGCGATGGGGTCAACCACTCTTCCTCTCTGAGGGAATTTCTGCCAACTCCTCGCTCTTAGTCTCTCTCAGCAGCTGACTGAATCAGTGTTTTTACATCCAAATTAAAAGTTATTGAGACCGATATAATGACAAGTACCTCTTGTTTATGGCTTCTCATCTCTTTTTAACTGtataattttttgtgtttgttgctgcCTCTTTGccaggaggtggaggagatgacacatattatactgtcacaatatgatgacagttttaacaaatatatgtacaaaaacatatatatttttttataaaagctacatCTGCAGCTTAACCATCTAGCCAGAGCTACCATGGACATGGTTtttgatcaaagcatatttgtgtTTCAGAATGGGTCAGTtgaagtccagacctaaatccaattgatgATCTGAATCTGGAACAGCAATCTGGCTGAGCTTGTTGaagaagtttagaaaaaaaatgttggcctCAAGATGAGTAGCTCTGGTATTGACATTTCCCAGAAACtttcagctgtaattgcagcaaaaggtggttctaaAACATAATGACTGAGTGGGGAGAATTCAAatcctctttgttttttgggtttgtttttttttttttttttaaatcatgtcattcatttttaaattattctctGGTCTCTGTATAGAATAAGtcccaacaaaatacatatACTGTAAAGCATAAATACATCAACAAAGCACTCTTGGGATGTGTGCATAAAAATCATCAGATCCAGATGAGACTTTGCTCTCACCTGGAGCTAGGGCAGACATCGCAAGGGACTCCCCAGTAGAAGCCAGAGCAGTGACCAGAGAGCGCCGACGGCTGAAGTACTTTGACAGGATGGTCACAGTGGGCAGGAAAGTCAGACTGTAGCCCAGACCTGCACAGTTCAacgtgtttttgtttaatttaccaAGACACATCACTGTAGGACAGCTTCAGAGAATTCATTATAGACGTAGATGAAGTCAAATGGATACCTGTCACTACTCCATAGGTGATGTATATCTGATTGAGTGAACTGGTAAAGCTGGTTGCAATGGTGCCAGTGGATATTAGTAATCCTCCAATCATAACAACAAACTGGAAGCCAAAGTGGTTCATCATCACTGAGGAGAGAGGACCTGCAGGTTGCAAACAAATTGTGATTTAATATCATTGCCACTCATGGgctagattttgtttttttcagagctgCATCCAGTCTGAACTGGCAGATGAACCGGCCACCTACTATTAAAGGCCATGATGAACACACAGATGGAAATGATCCACGAGACCCGACTGTTGGTCTCACCAAACTCCTCCATTATGTCCTGGAGGAAGATCCCAAAGCTCTTAATGATGCCATATGTGAACATCTCCACCAGGAAGAACGCCACAGCCACCACCCACCCCCATCCTCCGTCAGGGGCCTTGGAGTACTGTTTGGCCCCCAGGAACTGGGTTACTTTAGCTCTGCACAGTCCCATGCtctgcaaaagagaaaaaagctttaCTAATTGCAAGGGGTGTACCAATAAATCAGCCTCAATTGccttcattttgggagatcgTTGATTGGCTGATACTGAAGCCGATCACATCTGCCGGTCTTGctgacctcagcaaaggtctaaaaatcgaCCACTGTCCTCTATTGCTCTGCTGTGAGGGAGGTTTCACTGACAGACCAGCCCACCAAGTCATGTCCATGTTTGCAGTTAGCAATAGTCACCAACTCAacgactttcttgctatatttggcaacatttcacacacacaaaaaaacacgttatcagccaaaattggaattggcaggtcaggccTTTTAAAGATTGTTAATCATtaattggccagaaaactgcaatctgtGCATACTGTTACAAATGAAGCATGACTGACTTTCAATCAGCACTATGTGAGATCCTGGTTTGATGTGAACCGTAACCATCAATGttgacagaaataaagacttGTAATATATCACTTTGTGAATGAGATTCACTTTTTCAAAGGTATTGCTGAAATACTTCTAGTTATACATGCGAATGTCTTGTGATGCACCAGAAAGCAAGAGGTGcatcaaattattttcacaagAATTATTATTACTTTGAAGAGATGCACTGAAACAGGCCGTGTTGTTTAAAGAAGAACAACAATCTGCCCAAGTGAATTATTATCTTTTGGGATTTTCTCATCAGAAACCAGGAAAGGAAAAAGGGAcagttattcattttaaaacagaaaatgttacattGAAATACAGGCcactttttgtttgttcgtTTTTTACTGGTACTCTGAAAACCCTCCACATCCCCAAAACAAACGATACAATCGCAGGATCATGTGACatgaaaacaatatatattttttatatatatacttcaTCCAAGCTTATAGAAAATTTGAGACGTGTTTATTTGTAGCCTAAAAAACACGTGGGATACATTGGAGGTGAACAGAAGGAAATAGCGCCTCCTACAGTCACCGTAGAGATTGGTCGCAAAAttaggaattttaaaaagtgggTCATTCTCAGTCAGTTTGAGGGacttttattatcattatgaagagagagagaaaaccatgtgtattttaaaactaaaactaaaaaaaaaattattttatttttatgttttggcagttagaaaaagaccaaaacatGCACAGACCTTTGAACCGCGATCAGTCCGCGATGTGGAGCCGAACCTCGGCCACCTGCCGGATGCAACGAGCCCGCAGTAAGAGCGCTTCGGATTAGAGTCCCAATCCCTGCTGGCGCTGGTTCGGTCGGACTCTGCAGAACCCGCCTCAGTGGTTCTAACAGCGAGGAGCCGTCAAAGAACGCCTGACCCTCCCTTCTGACCTGCTCCTCTTCTCCTCACTGACAGGTCAGATTATCTGTTTTACAGAACCGCTGCAGTTTTAGTTCAACTCACATGCTGCTCATCCTTCCAGCTATGTTGAATGTACAAACACTGTCAGTGCGGTTCAGATAGATGtcaggagagagaaaaaaaaaaacagtagctGAAGTTCAGCCTCATTCTGCAAGGTAGAaactaattaattattaatactTGAGGAGGGGGATGAGAGAGAGGGGTCAAAATTGAGCAAAAAATCCAGATGTCGACAGTAATTTGTTCCTTATTTGTAAAAGTGGTGCATTTACTGACACTCCAATCTACTActtaagaataaaatatgaattaccATAGGAAAAAGCAACATTATTCCTCGGCCCTCCAATGAATTTATTAAAGACTTAATGAAATTTCATTTTGGAAATTGCAAAAGGGGAACTGCAATCAACTCTGTAATCCTCCTATAATAAGGCATGGAGATGAATCCTAATGcaaacaattacaaaatgtgCATCTTTTTATTAGCAATCTGCAGTTTCTGCATCATTCCTCTAACTGTCCCTCTTAAgggtaacattttaaattttaccttCACTACATGAAACTTATGCAATTTCCCCTCATGGCTTTGTTCAGTTTCGCAACAAGAAAAGATTTCATAACCGCCGCTGGTACGTTAAGCGTGCAGTGGAGTAAATCCAGGTTCATTTCAATCTGCTGGAAACCTTTAATTAAAGACTTATTCTGCACAGTATGCTGTAGTTGCATAACACTTTATTTACAAAGCAGATAAACATAAAGGGTAAGTAACCATTGTCCCATGCTATTACACATACAGAGATGTGGaatgtgaaagaaagaaaaaacacctgTTAGAAAACACCAAGAAAACCAGATTTAAGCGTGTTAATATGTTAATACACCTCCAGGTGTGTATGAATGAAAATGGGCATTTATTACCAACCCGAAACAAAAGATGACCTATAGAGAATAGAAAAGATCTTAATAGTTACTAAaacatacatataaatatttatattgattGAGAAATGATCAAGTTTATAAGAAATGTGCTTTgaagttttccatattttatcacattacattACAAACGTCAAGGTTTTATATTGGGAGTGCATACCtacacaaaaagagaaaaatgcttttttacttttaggaaaataaaaaactgaaaacgaTAATTTGAGACTGAGTGGAGGTTAACCTTCCACCAGGACAACAACCAGAAACGTAAAGCCAGAACGACAATGGAACAGTttaaatggcccagtcaaagtccagaccaaaaaatatattcaaaaaatCTTAGTTGTTTTTCTCTAAACCATTATCACAGCAGCAAGATTTAACTGGGGAGGGGTtgtgaatgtaaataaaaatcacattcacaacacacttttcagatttttatttggtttaaaaaaatgtatgaaatcaGACCATCACCAAGAAAAATGATATAGGTTTTCATTTCACTTCGCAATAATACACTTCTACTTTACCAACGGAAAATACACTGTTATGTGACAAAACGGAACAAAGTTTTGAGACATGAATAACTTGCTGCCCGTATCTACTTACAAAATAAAGTAACATGTATAACATGACATTAacagactaaaacattttaaaggacGGAAAAATACAGGACTTGGAGATGTTTGTGAAGTCTTGCATATATTACTTACAAGCAACCTACCTGTACTTCCTCTacctctcttttttcttttgccttcttCGGAAACTTTTTGTatgatcttttattttattaacaggTTAACAACCACCACACAAACGCCTCTCTCCTTTCTTcatttctgattattatttacatttgctAACATAGTCACTCATATTTTACATTCTGTTGGTTTTAAACAAAACGCCTGATTATCTGTGTACTGGGAGGAGATGTTGACTTCGGGTTGTATCCTCGCGCGCACTGCGCTTGACGCAACGTCCTCGTTCCAGCCGGCTGTTTGTCGTCGCGTGCTTGTTGTTTAAGGACAACTCACTCACACTGTAAGTATCTGTACGTCGCCTTTTTAAGACATATACAGCCCAGTTAGCCGAGGTAGTGCTTTTTTCCGCCGCTCACGGAGCAGTGATAAATGAAAGCCAACCATAGAGGACATGCCAGTTTGCGAAATGTTTCGTTTTGAAGTGTTTCTGTCTGACCTGAGAGTTGCTCATTTCAGCTGAAATTAATCCGCTCTTCGTCGGAGTAACAGCGACTGTTTTCTCTGTCTTCCATCTGCGAGCGACCGCAGGGTAGCCCACCTACTGTATGTGAGCCACATGTTCTCTCAGGCATTTATCCACAGACACGCGTGAACCCCGAGAACAGGCGTGCTGTGTGTGTCACAGAGTCACATTCAtagggaggagggaggagggtcGGTGGGATCTGGTTGCAACCAGTTCTAAGTCTGTAATAACCGTCCACAGAAGCACACACgccttttttaaaacttggtCTACTCTGATTGGTGGTTGCAGGTTCTCAGGTTGAATTCTGTGGAAAGTCCTATTTAAATCCACATGTTTTCCAGGTTTGTCCCAAATTTTTTATGGCTCCTttacatggctcctctattaactaTTTGACAACgttttttttacaagtgtttcactgagaagtagcttctataatgagctcagctgaggctcagttccaccaggcgtttgctaattgctgctggctagtctgaaggagctgagtgggggagtcatgGGGAAGAGCTGCTCTGTGCGGCAGAAGCTTGAAAGCTTTGACGCTTGCAGCTCTGCGGCGGTGCTAGGTCCATCTAGAcattttacacagctgaatggttgccatggaaaataaaggatttctcaaacatgcatgaaagaatcaaagcaacactccagatatgtttttgatgagcgAACAAcgttataacatgatgtaaagctcgaATACGTCTATTTTACATAATGTCAGGCCTTTAAATTTCTCTACAtcttggttttcatgatgatGTTTGTTCTCTAACTGCTtgaatattattatatattagcCAAGCtctaaatcaaacatgttttccttttcacagtttttatcCCAAGATGGTCAGGCCTGTATCTCAGCTGCTCCAGACTGTGACGTTGCTTTCTGGGCTGATGATCTACACAGTTTCACAAAGAGGAGCAGAAAAGAAGCCAAACTTTATCATCATACTG encodes:
- the LOC116727050 gene encoding monocarboxylate transporter 7-like isoform X3, with protein sequence MGLCRAKVTQFLGAKQYSKAPDGGWGWVVAVAFFLVEMFTYGIIKSFGIFLQDIMEEFGETNSRVSWIISICVFIMAFNSPLSSVMMNHFGFQFVVMIGGLLISTGTIATSFTSSLNQIYITYGVVTGLGYSLTFLPTVTILSKYFSRRRSLVTALASTGESLAMSALAPGFSVLRDKIGWRRTMAVIGALQSVIIVCGALLRPIIIKPRMLQSPNIDTSSPKELEALKKQKNVDSLVLENFETTNGVLSLKDSCTPEENTSLDKEARLETAPNSLEKSKEPETEKHNKDDEKTMYQEEGCNSGCTKQSAANSRLLDFSILKDCSFILYSLFGLFATLGFFAPPLYIIELSVNRGVEREQATYMLSIMAVAEIFGRFVIGWVLSQNVFKTRKLLVLLMCVVMMTVDLVGFTLVTNFYTLGLCCAVYGFFMGTLACTHIPMLAEDEVVGVERMSSAAGVYVFIQSFAGLGGPPLGGVLVDVTKDYGAAFYSCAVGMGLSAVFLGLVRPAKTGLPCRRRSPKRSAVEHERNPGYKEVRGEKKPDQTHTAHDCSETEDKGNVSQEGVKEVTTQY
- the LOC116727050 gene encoding monocarboxylate transporter 7-like isoform X1 codes for the protein MKAIEADLLVHPLQLVKLFSLLQSMGLCRAKVTQFLGAKQYSKAPDGGWGWVVAVAFFLVEMFTYGIIKSFGIFLQDIMEEFGETNSRVSWIISICVFIMAFNSPLSSVMMNHFGFQFVVMIGGLLISTGTIATSFTSSLNQIYITYGVVTGLGYSLTFLPTVTILSKYFSRRRSLVTALASTGESLAMSALAPGFSVLRDKIGWRRTMAVIGALQSVIIVCGALLRPIIIKPRMLQSPNIDTSSPKELEALKKQKNVDSLVLENFETTNGVLSLKDSCTPEENTSLDKEARLETAPNSLEKSKEPETEKHNKDDEKTMYQEEGCNSGCTKQSAANSRLLDFSILKDCSFILYSLFGLFATLGFFAPPLYIIELSVNRGVEREQATYMLSIMAVAEIFGRFVIGWVLSQNVFKTRKLLVLLMCVVMMTVDLVGFTLVTNFYTLGLCCAVYGFFMGTLACTHIPMLAEDEVVGVERMSSAAGVYVFIQSFAGLGGPPLGGVLVDVTKDYGAAFYSCAVGMGLSAVFLGLVRPAKTGLPCRRRSPKRSAVEHERNPGYKEVRGEKKPDQTHTAHDCSETEDKGNVSQEGVKEVTTQY
- the LOC116727050 gene encoding monocarboxylate transporter 7-like isoform X2, which codes for MSNSQSMGLCRAKVTQFLGAKQYSKAPDGGWGWVVAVAFFLVEMFTYGIIKSFGIFLQDIMEEFGETNSRVSWIISICVFIMAFNSPLSSVMMNHFGFQFVVMIGGLLISTGTIATSFTSSLNQIYITYGVVTGLGYSLTFLPTVTILSKYFSRRRSLVTALASTGESLAMSALAPGFSVLRDKIGWRRTMAVIGALQSVIIVCGALLRPIIIKPRMLQSPNIDTSSPKELEALKKQKNVDSLVLENFETTNGVLSLKDSCTPEENTSLDKEARLETAPNSLEKSKEPETEKHNKDDEKTMYQEEGCNSGCTKQSAANSRLLDFSILKDCSFILYSLFGLFATLGFFAPPLYIIELSVNRGVEREQATYMLSIMAVAEIFGRFVIGWVLSQNVFKTRKLLVLLMCVVMMTVDLVGFTLVTNFYTLGLCCAVYGFFMGTLACTHIPMLAEDEVVGVERMSSAAGVYVFIQSFAGLGGPPLGGVLVDVTKDYGAAFYSCAVGMGLSAVFLGLVRPAKTGLPCRRRSPKRSAVEHERNPGYKEVRGEKKPDQTHTAHDCSETEDKGNVSQEGVKEVTTQY